One Nocardioides dongkuii genomic window, GTCGCTGGCCGACCTCACCGCGTCCCTCGACACCTGGAGCTGGTACGTCGTGCGCGCCGCGGGCCGGCTCGTCGGCGCGGTGCGCGGCCGGCTCGAGGGCGACACCTGGCACATCGGCCGGGTGATGGTGGCGCCGGACCTGCAGGGGCACGGGCTCGGCCGGCTGCTGCTCGACCACGTGCAGCGCGTTGCGCCGCCCGCGGCGGCGTCGTACTCCCTGTTCACGGGGGAGGGGAGCCACGCCAACCAGCGGATGTACAAGAAGGCGGGCTTCCGGCTCCGGCCCGACCTGCCCGCCCCGCCGGGGGCCGTCGTGCTGACCAAGCGGATTTCGGGCCGCTGATCCTCCTGTGGCACACTCGTGCCTTGGTCCAGCCGGGCCGAAGGACCGCTCCGAGGATCGCACGGAGGGTCTGCGCCGGGCCCCTGCCACAGGGGGAGCCCAGCGCCGCCGGCCACCCACGCCGGACCACACACCTGAACAGCACCGCATCCGACACCGCGACTGACCTGTGGCACTCGCGAGGAGAATCATGACCAACGTCATCGCCGAGCTCGGCGCCGCATCGCTGCGCACCGACGTCCCCGCCTTCCGCGCGGGCGACACCATCAAGGTCCACGTGAAGGTCGTCGAGGGCAACCGGTCCCGCGTCCAGATCTTCCAGGGCGTCGTCATCCGGGTCCAGGGCTCCGGCGTGGGCCGCACCTTCACCGTCCGGAAGGTCTCCTTCGGCGTGGGCGTCGAGCGGACCTTCCCGCTGCACTCCCCGATCTTCGACCAGATCGAGATCGTCACCCGCGGTGACGTCCGCCGCGCCAAGCTGTACTACCTGCGCAACCTGCGCGGCAAGGCCGCCAAGATCAAGGAGCGCCGCGAGTCCTGAGCTCCGGGCACCTGCCTAGGATCTGCGCGTGACCACCGAGGACCGCGGGACCCCGCCTGTCGACAACGACGGCGCCGGGGACCCGCGGTCCTCGTCGTCTTCCGGGTCGTCTTCCGGGTCGTCCGCCGGGCCGGCGAAGCGCCGCAAGCTCTCGGCCTGGCAGGAGACCGTCGTCCTGCTGGTGGTGGCCGTGGCGCTCGCCGCGTTCGTGAAGGCGTTCCTCGTGCAGTCCTTC contains:
- the rplS gene encoding 50S ribosomal protein L19, whose translation is MTNVIAELGAASLRTDVPAFRAGDTIKVHVKVVEGNRSRVQIFQGVVIRVQGSGVGRTFTVRKVSFGVGVERTFPLHSPIFDQIEIVTRGDVRRAKLYYLRNLRGKAAKIKERRES